A genomic window from Vigna radiata var. radiata cultivar VC1973A chromosome 2, Vradiata_ver6, whole genome shotgun sequence includes:
- the LOC106778309 gene encoding beta-galactosidase 13 → MSTIILALITMLFITVTSAEKNKEVTYDSRSLIINGKRELLFSGSVHYTRSPPEMWPLIIDKARRGGLNVIQTYIFWNVHEPVEGKFKVDPEYDFVKFMQLCHDKGMYVTLRVGPFIQAEWNHGGLPYWLREVPDIIFRSNNEAFKKYMKEYTKTVIKLCQDAKLFAPQGGPIILAQIENEYNHIQRAFREDGDKYVQWAANLAVSLNVGVPWIMCKQTDAPDPVVNACNGRHCGDTFAGPNKPDKPALWTENWTAQYRVFGDPPSQRSAEDIAFSVARFFSKNGSLMNYYMYYGGTNFGRTSSAFSTTRYYDEAPLDEFGLQRDPKWSHLRDVHKALTLCRQSLFGAESVVTKVNQHHEIIVFEKKDSHLCTAFITNNHTKNPATIKFRETSYFLPPRSISILPDCKTVVFNTQNVASQHNSRNFKKSKKANNFKWEVFTETIPVAKDIKVSGNVPAELYSLLKDTTDYAWYTTSVELGPEDLPKKSDVSTVIRILSLGHSLHTFVNGEFIGTNHGTHEEKGFEFQKAVHFKVGVNNIAILASTIGLPDSGAYMEHRYAGPKSILILGLNSGKIDLTSNGWGTKVGIQGEEYAVFTEEGSKKVEWKEVTKGNGKSLSWYKTTFRKPEGRDPVAIKMTGMGKGMIWINGKSIGRHWMSFLSPLGSPTQSEYHIPRTYLNEKENLLVIFEEEQADPSQIEIQTVDRDTICSIITENHPPNVNSWASKGGKFQTVVENPKPTATVQCPNHKSIKAVEFASFGDPTGVCGELIKGKCDASATKQIVEQQCMGKPSCSIPLEASTFTQGKDPCPDVSKTLAIQVKCDL, encoded by the exons ATGTCGACAATCATACTTGCTTTGATTACCATGCTTTTCATCACTGTTACCAGCGCAGAGAAGAATAAGGAAGTCACATACGATAGCAGGTCGCTCATCATCAATGGAAAACGGGAGCTTCTCTTCTCTGGTTCCGTCCATTACACTCGAAGCCCCCCTGAG ATGTGGCCGCTGATTATTGACAAAGCTAGACGTGGAGGTTTGAACGTGATTCAAACGTACATCTTCTGGAACGTTCATGAGCCTGTAGAAGGCAAG TTCAAAGTGGATCCGGAGTATGATTTCGTGAAGTTCATGCAGCTATGTCATGACAAAGGAATGTATGTTACCCTCAGGGTTGGACCTTTCATCCAAGCCGAATGGAATCACGG AGGACTTCCGTATTGGCTAAGAGAGGTTCCTGATATCATATTCCGTTCAAACAATGAAGCCTTTAAG AAATACATGAAAGAATATACAAAAACTGTCATAAAATTATGTCAAGACGCGAAGCTCTTCGCTCCCCAAGGAGGCCCCATCATCTTGGCACAG aTCGAGAATGAGTACAACCATATCCAACGTGCTTTTAGAGAGGACGGAGATAAGTACGTCCAATGGGCTGCAAATCTGGCAGTTTCACTGAATGTTGGAGTTCCATGGATCATGTGCAAACAGACGGATGCTCCTGATCCAGTG GTTAATGCATGCAATGGAAGACACTGTGGTGATACCTTTGCAGGCCCTAACAAACCCGACAAGCCTGCCCTGTGGACTGAAAACTGGACTGCTCA GTATAGGGTGTTTGGAGATCCACCATCGCAAAGATCAGCAGAAGACATTGCCTTCTCAGTTGCCCGTTTCTTCTCTAAGAATGGCTCTTTGATGAACTACTATATG TACTATGGTGGAACAAATTTTGGTAGAACAAGCTCTGCCTTCAGTACAACACGATATTACGATGAAGCCCCGCTTGATGAATTCGGTTTGCAGAGAGACCCAAAATGGAGTCACCTGAGAGACGTGCACAAGGCATTGACCCTATGCAGGCAGTCCCTGTTTGGTGCTGAATCGGTGGTCACAAAAGTTAACCAGCATCACGAG ATTATAGTTTTCGAGAAGAAAGATAGTCACTTATGTACTGCTTTCATCACTAACAACCACACCAAAAATCCAGCCACCATAAAGTTCAGAGAAACGAGCTATTTTCTGCCACCACGTTCCATCAGTATCCTCCCTGACTGCAAGACTGTGGTCTTCAACACCCAAAAT GTTGCTTCACAACATAATTCAAGGAACTTCAAGAAGTCAAAAAAGGCCAACAATTTCAAGTGGGAGGTGTTTACTGAAACCATTCCAGTCGCCAAGGATATAAAAGTTAGTGGAAATGTTCCCGCTGAACTTTATAGCTTGCTTAAAGACACCACAGACTATGCATGGTACACCACCAG CGTGGAATTGGGTCCGGAAGACTTGCCAAAGAAGAGTGACGTATCCACCGTTATTCGTATTTTGAGTCTTGGCCATTCTCTGCATACCTTTGTAAATGGAGAATTTATTG GAACAAATCATGGTACTCATGAAGAGAAAGGTTTTGAATTCCAGAAAGCTGTACACTTCAAGGTTGGAGTTAACAACATAGCTATCTTGGCTAGCACTATTGGACTCCCT GACAGTGGTGCATACATGGAGCACAGGTATGCTGGACCAAAGTCTATACTCATCCTTGGTCTTAACTCTGGAAAAATTGATCTGACTTCTAATGGTTGGGGCACTAAG GTTGGAATCCAAGGAGAGGAGTATGCCGTTTTCACTGAGGAGGGATCAAAGAAAGTAGAATGGAAAGAGGTGACCAAGGGAAATGGAAAGTCTCTCTCGTGGTATAAG ACAACTTTTAGAAAACCAGAGGGAAGGGATCCTGTTGCCATAAAGATGACTGGTATGGGGAAGGGAATGATTTGGATCAATGGTAAAAGCATCGGTCGTCATTGGATGAGTTTCCTCTCTCCCCTTGGAAGCCCTACTCAGTCAGA GTACCACATCCCAAGAACTTacttaaatgaaaaagagaatcTCCTTGTGATATTTGAGGAAGAGCAAGCAGACCCAAGTCAGATTGAGATTCAAACGGTTGACAGAGATACAATATGCAGTATTATCACAGAGAATCACCCTCCCAACGTCAATTCCTGGGCATCTAAGGGTGGCAAGTTCCAGACTGTTGTGGAAAATCCGAAGCCAACGGCTACAGTCCAATGTCCAAACCACAAAAGCATTAAGGCTGTGGAGTTTGCAAGCTTTGGTGATCCAACGGGTGTCTGTGGAGAGCTTATTAAGGGAAAATGTGATGCCTCTGCCACCAAGCAGATTGTTGAACAG CAATGCATGGGAAAACCATCATGCTCGATTCCACTTGAAGCGTCAACCTTCACCCAGGGAAAAGATCCTTGCCCAGATGTGTCGAAGACTCTTGCAATTCAAGTGAAGTGTGACTTATAG
- the LOC106756068 gene encoding rac-like GTP-binding protein RAC1, with translation MSASRFIKCVTVGDGAVGKTCMLISYTSNTFPTDYVPTVFDNFSANVVVDGSTVNLGLWDTAGQEDYNRLRPLSYRGADVFLLAFSLISRASYENVAKKWIPELRHYAPGVPIILVGTKLDLRDDKQFFQDHPSAVPITTAQGEELRKLIGAPVYIECSSKTQQNVKAVFDAAIKVVLQPPKQKKKKRKGQKACSIL, from the exons ATGAGTGCCTCCAGGTTCATCAAGTGTGTCACCGTTGGGGACGGTGCCGTCGGCAAGACTTGCATGCTTATCTCCTACACCAGCAACACTTTCCCTACG GACTATGTGCCGACTGTCTTTGACAATTTCAGTGCAAATGTAGTGGTGGATGGAAGCACTGTGAATCTTGGGTTGTGGGATACTGCTG GCCAAGAAGATTACAATAGATTGAGACCTTTAAGCTATCGTGGAGCAGATGTTTTCCTGCttgctttctctctcataaGCAGGGCAAGCTATGAAAATGTTGCCAAAAAG TGGATTCCTGAGTTGAGGCATTATGCTCCTGGTGTTCCAATTATTCTTGTTGGAACAAAACTTG ATCTTCGGGATGATAAACAGTTCTTCCAAGATCATCCTAGCGCAGTGCCTATCACCACAGCACAG GGTGAGGAACTGAGAAAGCTCATTGGTGCTCCAGTTTATATTGAATGTAGTTCAAAAACACAACAG AATGTGAAGGCTGTTTTTGATGCGGCCATCAAGGTAGTTCTCCAGCCCCCAaagcagaagaaaaagaagagaaaggggCAAAAAGCCTGTTCCATCTTGTGA
- the LOC106756069 gene encoding ubiquitin-conjugating enzyme E2 28: protein MATKRILKELMDLQRDPPTSCSAGPVGEDMFNWQATIMGPNDSPYTGGVFLVIIHFPPDYPFKPPKVAFRTKVFHPNINSNGNICLDILKEQWSPALTISKVLLSICSLLTDPNPDDPLMPEIAHMCKTDKVKYESTARSWTQKYAMG, encoded by the exons ATGGCAACCAAGAGAATACTGAAGGAGCTCATGGACTTACAGAGAGATCCACCAACTTCATGCAGTGCAG GGCCTGTGGGTGAGGACATGTTCAATTGGCAAGCAACCATCATGGGTCCAAATGACAGTCCTTATACTGGTGGCGTTTTCCTCGTCATCATTCATTTCCCTCCTGATTATCCCTTCAAACCTCCAAAG GTTGCATTCAGGACCAAGGTATTCCATCCCAACATTAACAGCAATGGCAATATTTGCCTGGACATACTCAAAGAACAATGGAGTCCTGCTCTCACCATATCAAAG GTGCTGCTTTCTATCTGTTCTCTGCTAACGGATCCAAACCCCGATGACCCTTTGATGCCTGAAATTGCTCACATGTGCAAGACCGACAAAGTCAAGTATGAGTCCACTGCTAGAAGCTGGACCCAGAAGTATGCCATGGGCTAA